The Prosthecobacter algae genome includes a window with the following:
- a CDS encoding cadherin repeat domain-containing protein, with protein PGKVTYLGALNNTVSRTLTVSVSDGSLSTSTTSTIHLAPVNDVPTDIAVTPSNVPENNEPNVVVGTLSTTDPDVGDTFSYSLVTGAGDTDNGSFFIVGNILRITPGVDFETKPSYSIRVRSTEASTAFIEKALTINVRDLLEQEIAYDDFRRPSDSGNGWSTNWSVANPAVANLVYPPLNSGGQAAGSGAGQRFRTLGVAQTTGVVYVSALLKGGGYCNIALFDNSLEKVSFGVVYDPLRGTFNPNFGLFDETRRFEGGAAMVPTAVPIDSATHLILARVDLDLNTVEMWLDPNLALPLGAPNCTSRAGVASGGNYDFNRVRLEVTGTAVMDEPRIMAGDRRFVAERVTSASIASPSVTNVKNTRATLGGDISQTGGTAILERGVVYSATAVNSNPEVGGTGVFQATASGTSTGTFTVNVAGLVAGTNYRFKAYARNAIGTTYTLTTGSFQTLSVPESIPGDSGDVISNSLATGADGTSTIGNYGVLRRGGFLAENGVFAYPGYLLMGSGSPPVTTANNSGIWKVQGGNPLLVARTGTTVPDVPGALFATVPEVPGLSESGDVSMLSTLVIGSGGVTTANDTGLWSEIGGGGLRLLLREDDNIPSLPGVKVGSFASGVYATARTGASTGEAVFSVTYKGASTKTALLRTSVSGATTTVSVVAQEGEVAPGASPAANYVSVAGSYSDPGRMDAQGNFVYAALTTPGNKEGIWYQPVTGGTPNKVFFAGETAPGTGGATFARLQRPSMGSNGFISFRATLNRDGDNAANARNDGIWNGSASNPASFTCVLRRGDGVAKVSNLPVGSLVGNPWGGWLTNSNLGAWRAWLDVDGDGISSTADGDVNAIFANLSGAMQLAVKVGDAAPGTAGASFSGFDLPMVGGNNQYAILGNLTGGDTVTGNNQGLWKSGPNGGALTLAIRKGATITTTEGPKVVTKIDVPGSNQTDRRWEQPVMDSAGRMVVYVTFADGSTSQVIIP; from the coding sequence CCTGGTAAGGTGACTTACCTGGGGGCCTTGAACAACACGGTTTCGCGCACGCTCACGGTGAGTGTATCAGACGGCAGCCTGAGCACCTCCACCACCAGCACGATCCATTTGGCACCGGTGAATGATGTACCTACGGACATCGCCGTCACGCCTTCAAACGTTCCAGAAAATAATGAGCCAAACGTCGTTGTGGGCACCCTCAGCACCACCGACCCAGATGTGGGGGATACCTTCTCCTACAGCCTTGTGACAGGTGCTGGCGATACGGACAATGGCAGCTTCTTCATCGTCGGAAACATCCTGCGGATCACTCCCGGGGTGGACTTTGAAACCAAGCCTTCTTACTCGATCCGGGTGCGTTCTACAGAGGCGAGCACTGCTTTTATTGAAAAGGCTCTAACCATCAACGTCAGAGACTTGCTGGAACAAGAGATTGCCTATGACGACTTCCGCAGGCCTAGCGACTCGGGCAATGGCTGGTCCACCAACTGGAGTGTGGCTAATCCAGCCGTGGCCAATCTGGTCTATCCGCCTTTGAATTCGGGCGGACAGGCGGCAGGCAGCGGTGCGGGGCAGAGATTCCGTACCTTGGGTGTGGCCCAGACGACTGGGGTGGTCTATGTCTCTGCGCTGCTGAAAGGCGGCGGCTACTGCAACATTGCACTTTTTGATAACAGCCTGGAAAAAGTCTCCTTTGGGGTGGTCTATGATCCTCTGCGGGGAACGTTCAATCCCAACTTTGGCTTGTTCGATGAAACGCGACGATTCGAAGGAGGGGCAGCGATGGTTCCAACCGCCGTGCCTATCGATTCGGCGACCCATTTGATCCTTGCTCGTGTGGATTTAGATCTCAATACCGTGGAAATGTGGCTGGATCCGAATCTGGCTTTGCCTCTGGGAGCGCCGAACTGCACCAGCCGCGCTGGGGTGGCGTCCGGTGGTAACTACGACTTTAACCGAGTGCGGCTCGAAGTGACAGGCACGGCAGTGATGGACGAACCACGCATCATGGCCGGAGATCGCCGGTTTGTGGCAGAGCGTGTGACGAGTGCGTCTATCGCTTCCCCTAGCGTGACCAATGTGAAAAATACCCGGGCCACCCTGGGCGGCGATATCTCTCAGACGGGCGGCACGGCCATCCTGGAACGTGGCGTGGTCTATTCGGCCACCGCCGTCAACAGCAACCCGGAAGTGGGTGGAACCGGTGTTTTCCAGGCCACGGCCAGCGGCACCTCCACAGGCACGTTTACGGTCAATGTGGCGGGCTTGGTCGCGGGTACCAATTACAGATTTAAGGCCTACGCACGCAATGCCATCGGCACGACTTACACCTTAACGACGGGCAGCTTCCAAACGCTTTCCGTGCCTGAATCGATCCCCGGCGACAGCGGTGATGTGATCAGCAATAGCTTAGCCACCGGCGCTGATGGAACATCCACCATCGGCAACTACGGTGTGCTGCGTCGCGGAGGTTTCTTGGCCGAAAATGGTGTGTTTGCCTACCCAGGTTATCTGCTGATGGGTAGCGGCAGCCCTCCGGTCACCACCGCAAACAATTCTGGCATCTGGAAAGTGCAGGGGGGAAATCCTCTCCTGGTCGCCCGCACGGGCACCACAGTGCCTGACGTGCCCGGCGCTTTGTTTGCCACGGTGCCAGAGGTGCCTGGGCTGAGCGAATCTGGCGATGTTTCGATGCTCTCCACCTTGGTTATTGGCAGCGGTGGCGTCACCACGGCGAATGATACAGGTCTGTGGAGTGAAATCGGCGGTGGCGGCCTGCGCCTGCTGCTGCGTGAAGATGACAACATTCCCTCGTTGCCAGGCGTCAAAGTGGGCTCATTTGCCTCTGGCGTGTATGCCACTGCCAGGACTGGAGCCAGCACGGGCGAAGCGGTCTTCTCCGTCACTTACAAAGGAGCCAGCACCAAAACGGCCCTGCTGCGCACCAGCGTCAGCGGTGCTACCACCACCGTCAGTGTGGTGGCGCAGGAAGGCGAGGTCGCTCCTGGTGCCTCACCTGCTGCGAACTATGTGAGTGTGGCTGGTAGCTACAGCGACCCAGGGCGCATGGATGCGCAGGGCAACTTCGTGTATGCAGCCCTGACCACCCCCGGCAACAAAGAAGGTATTTGGTATCAGCCCGTGACTGGCGGCACCCCTAACAAAGTGTTCTTTGCAGGTGAAACGGCTCCTGGCACAGGCGGTGCCACCTTCGCCCGTCTGCAGCGCCCGTCCATGGGCAGCAATGGATTCATCAGCTTCCGCGCCACACTGAACCGCGATGGTGACAATGCCGCCAATGCCCGTAACGACGGTATTTGGAATGGCAGTGCATCGAATCCGGCCAGCTTCACCTGCGTGCTGCGCCGTGGAGATGGCGTGGCGAAAGTGTCGAACCTGCCGGTGGGCAGCTTGGTGGGGAACCCGTGGGGCGGCTGGCTGACCAACAGCAACCTGGGAGCCTGGAGAGCCTGGCTGGACGTGGATGGAGATGGCATCAGCTCGACAGCGGATGGAGACGTGAATGCGATCTTTGCGAACTTGTCAGGAGCGATGCAACTGGCTGTGAAAGTGGGCGATGCGGCCCCGGGAACCGCCGGAGCGAGCTTCAGTGGATTTGACCTACCGATGGTGGGAGGCAACAACCAGTATGCAATCCTGGGGAACCTCACGGGAGGTGACACGGTGACAGGGAATAACCAAGGACTGTGGAAGAGCGGCCCGAATGGAGGAGCGCTGACGCTGGCGATCCGAAAAGGCGCGACCATCACGACCACGGAAGGCCCGAAAGTGGTGACGAAGATCGACGTACCGGGATCCAACCAGACGGACCGCCGCTGGGAACAGCCGGTGATGGACAGCGCAGGCCGGATGGTGGTGTACGTGACGTTTGCCGATGGCAGCACGAGTCAGGTGATCATCCCCTAA
- a CDS encoding MogA/MoaB family molybdenum cofactor biosynthesis protein: MSSIPVGIITVSDRASQGVYEDLGGPALRQASEGYGWQVVGEVIVPDDLERIQSAIRSLNTQGCGLILTTGGTGVDVRDVTPEAIRGIMRVEIPGFGELMRMRSIDITPNAILSRSLAAIVDRALVIALPGKPQGAVECLSFVIGAIPHAVKLAQRVPTSC; encoded by the coding sequence ATGTCCAGCATCCCCGTCGGCATCATCACTGTCTCCGATCGCGCAAGCCAAGGCGTTTATGAAGACCTCGGCGGCCCCGCCCTGCGCCAAGCGTCCGAGGGCTATGGCTGGCAGGTCGTGGGTGAAGTCATCGTTCCAGATGACCTGGAGCGCATCCAGTCCGCCATCCGTTCCCTCAATACCCAGGGCTGTGGCCTCATTCTCACCACCGGTGGCACCGGCGTGGATGTACGCGATGTCACCCCGGAGGCCATTCGCGGCATCATGCGGGTGGAAATCCCCGGCTTTGGTGAACTCATGCGCATGCGCTCCATCGACATCACACCCAATGCTATCCTCAGCCGCAGCTTGGCGGCGATTGTGGATCGTGCCCTCGTCATCGCCCTCCCGGGCAAACCCCAGGGAGCCGTCGAATGCCTCAGTTTTGTCATCGGGGCCATTCCCCATGCTGTGAAGCTGGCCCAGCGCGTGCCGACGAGCTGCTAA